One genomic window of Corallococcus exiguus includes the following:
- a CDS encoding DUF5953 family protein, with amino-acid sequence MNTQKSLDIIVYAPALMGKDRRTIDSVRGMEKALPGLRLEWRLSEGGRPHALPQRDTWLIESIEDGGFPIVCNGDENYPVTVMGRERSGFFSPAGRAQFEVHAELPLDAAVSAAAADVLEAAAEGARAFWGRATPDGAAVDIAYQTAPTRGGPPSPRRGLPALKLFQQIRSPEIPYYLGWLNYWSDAAARAIGFPDPARDTELLSRSRRTATGGWIVQLTEAPLDLDDLSHLEALKRAYERFPEIGGRGAP; translated from the coding sequence ATGAATACGCAAAAGAGTCTCGACATCATCGTCTACGCGCCGGCGCTTATGGGCAAAGACCGCCGCACTATCGATAGCGTTCGAGGCATGGAAAAAGCACTCCCTGGCTTGCGCCTGGAGTGGCGGCTCTCTGAAGGCGGGCGCCCTCATGCATTACCGCAGCGCGACACGTGGCTCATCGAAAGTATTGAGGACGGTGGATTCCCCATCGTGTGCAATGGGGACGAGAACTACCCCGTGACGGTGATGGGAAGGGAACGCTCGGGATTTTTCAGCCCAGCGGGTCGGGCCCAATTTGAAGTCCACGCAGAGCTACCTTTGGACGCGGCCGTCAGCGCAGCAGCGGCGGATGTACTGGAAGCCGCAGCAGAGGGCGCACGCGCATTCTGGGGACGTGCGACGCCAGACGGAGCCGCGGTGGACATCGCGTATCAAACAGCCCCCACGCGGGGCGGACCACCATCCCCGCGCCGGGGGTTGCCGGCCCTGAAGCTCTTCCAGCAGATCCGTTCGCCCGAGATTCCTTACTACCTCGGATGGCTGAACTATTGGTCGGATGCCGCCGCAAGGGCCATTGGGTTCCCGGATCCTGCTCGCGACACCGAATTGCTCTCACGGTCGCGGCGCACCGCGACGGGCGGGTGGATCGTGCAGCTCACCGAGGCGCCCCTAGACCTGGACGACCTCTCCCATCTTGAAGCGCTCAAAAGAGCCTACGAGCGCTTCCCCGAAATCGGCGGGCGCGGAGCGCCTTGA